The genomic stretch TCATTTCAGCATAAGTTCCGGGAGCAAAAAAACCAAGAGAACGAATTCTTTCTGCAATCGGATCCACTGCATTCCATAATTCTGTGTATTGTGCCATAAACATTTTATGCAGAGTGTCAAACATTGGACATGTTACGTTCCAATGATATCCGTGTGTTTTTAAATACAGCATATAGGTATCAGAAAGAAGGCTTTTTAATCCTTCTGCGATATTTTTCCTATGTTCATCTGAAATTCCAATATCAATTTTCATTTGTTTTTATCTCCTTATCTACAATTTGAAACTAAAATATATTCCCCTAACATCAAGCGGATATCGCATTTCTTTAGAACATATAAATGAAATTTTTCATCCTGCTCAGAAACACGCATAAATGTAAGAGTCCAATGTAAAAAGAAATGTTTACCTCCACCAAGAATAACCCTAGCTTAAAACTCGTCAACCCCATTCAACATTTGAACGTGCCTTACCAAATACTTTTGGTAAGTAGAAATTTTTATCCATTGACAAAACCTTCCTTAGCACTAGTTTAGGATTAGTTTGGAGTAATAAATGCCTCATACGATTTGTGTTGTTGATGATGATGAAATGAGTGAGAAGATGTTAACACTCATATTAAAAATTGAGAAGTATTCTGTCATATCCGCATCTAGTGGTAAAGCCGCAGTGGAACTACTCGATAGAAATACTCCTGATTTAATTCTTTTAGATATTGATATGCCTGAAATGACAGGACTCGAACTCATTCAAATTCTAAAAAACAAAACCACACCTAAAAGAAGTTCCCGTTATATTTATAAGTTCGCATAACGACATAGATACCAAAGTGGAAGGACTTCGCCTAGGCGCCATTGATTTTATTTCCAAAACCATTTCAAAATCCGGAAGTCATTACACGTGTAAAAGTTCATCTAGAAAATGGTATATTGAGCAAACAGTTAAAGGAACTAAATAACAAAAAAATACATTTTTCTCCATCATAGCTAAAAACATGAATGAAGACCCTCGATGAAATTTACTCTAGAATTATTTCTTTGCAAGATATGATTGAAGCTAATGATCTAAAAGCCGCGAAGGAAGTAATTAGCAAACTCAATAAATTAAACAACAGAACTAAGTCGTATCTTAGAAATTTAATTTATTGGTCTAGACTAGAGACTGACATGATTCACCTTAACTCTGAAAAAGTAAACGTATCTAAAATTCTAAATGAAATAACCAAAGAATACACCGAATCAATCCAACTTAAAAAAATTATTTTAGAAAACACTTTAGCACAAAAGGAAGAGTTTGCACTAGCAGACGAGTATTCCATTCATATCATTCTTGAAAATCTTTTTTCAAATGCGATTAAATTCACGAACTATCATGAGTTTATCAAAATTAACTCAAGTCGATCAGGCGATAGAATTACTTTCTCCATTATCAACAAGGGAATGTTTTTTACTCAGGCAATGCAGGAAAAAATATTTAATTTTGAATACAAATCAAACCAATCATTCGATGACTCTGAAAAAGGTTCTGGTTTAGGTCTTGCTCTTAGTAAAGAACTAGTTGAAAAATGGGGCAAATTCTGGATAACCACAGATGAAAATATTACAGAAATAAGTTTTAGTTTACCTGTTTAATTATTTTACCAAACAAAGTTGAAGTCAATTCTCCAAATGCAAGTATCCAAAACTATTAATACAGAATATTTGTATTATTGTTTTAAAGTTTTTTGTTTTGGTAAACTAAAATAAAACTACTTCCCTGACCTTCTATACTTTCTGCGAAAATTTTTCCATTATGTTTATCGATGAATTCTTTACAGAGCAAAAGACCTAGACCTGTGCTAGACTCTCCTTGTGTCCCCGGCCTTGCAACTTTTTCGTCGCTTCTAAATAGTTTATCTAACATCTTTTTACTCATACCAATACCGGAATCTTTAATAGAAAACAAAACTTCTGATTCATTATCTTCTACGAATAATTCGATTTTACCTCCAATTGGAGTGAACTTGATTGCATTTGATATTAAATTTCTAAGATTAGTTTTAATCATATAGATATCTGCATACGCAAATAAATTTTTTGGAGTGTAATTGATTATCTCTATATTCTTCTGATTTGCAAAACTAATTTCATTTTGAATTACCTCTTCAATAGTTTTACTAAAATCAATAGTGTCAGGTTTGAATTCTATCGTATTGTTTTGTAGTCTCGACCACTCCAACAAATTTTCTAATAATTTGAACAAATTAATTGCCCGTTCATGTATGAGTTTAATGAAACTATTTCTTTCTTCGAGAGATATATTTTGTTCTTCCTCTACTAGAGCACTTGTCAATCCAATAAAACCAAGAAAGGGGGACTTCAAATCATGTGCAATAATAGAGAAAAATTTATTCTTAGTCGCTATCACTTCTTGGAGTTCCAAATTTTTTTGGTGTAATAGTTTTTGTTGTTTGCATAATCTTAAAAATATTTCAACTTTTGCTTTGAG from Leptospiraceae bacterium encodes the following:
- a CDS encoding DNA starvation/stationary phase protection protein, whose amino-acid sequence is MKIDIGISDEHRKNIAEGLKSLLSDTYMLYLKTHGYHWNVTCPMFDTLHKMFMAQYTELWNAVDPIAERIRSLGFFAPGTYAEM
- a CDS encoding HAMP domain-containing histidine kinase — encoded protein: MKTLDEIYSRIISLQDMIEANDLKAAKEVISKLNKLNNRTKSYLRNLIYWSRLETDMIHLNSEKVNVSKILNEITKEYTESIQLKKIILENTLAQKEEFALADEYSIHIILENLFSNAIKFTNYHEFIKINSSRSGDRITFSIINKGMFFTQAMQEKIFNFEYKSNQSFDDSEKGSGLGLALSKELVEKWGKFWITTDENITEISFSLPV
- a CDS encoding response regulator; this encodes MPHTICVVDDDEMSEKMLTLILKIEKYSVISASSGKAAVELLDRNTPDLILLDIDMPEMTGLELIQILKNKTTPKRSSRYIYKFA